From a region of the Sminthopsis crassicaudata isolate SCR6 chromosome 6, ASM4859323v1, whole genome shotgun sequence genome:
- the LOC141546038 gene encoding solute carrier family 22 member 20-like, whose product MGRSGALGEEGGTGRKTKGLGSLLEQVGGWGRFQMVHLATLFVPFAFVGTHGFLQNFTASTPDHRCRSAAALGDRCLRPRANATNETEACSEGWVYNLTTVQTTIVTEWDLVCSLKSLPRVAQSVYMAGVFLGAIVFGGLADRLGRRTIFLWCLLQVASLSTGAALAPSFSIYCVCRCFCGSGMSGVVLNGLGLVLEWTPPSHRTAVSGLLSFVLSLGQLNLALLAFGLRHWRHLQLAAGAPFALCFLCGWWLPESVRWLAVRGRLSEALRSLKLVSWINRVPVAGGQLSLEMLESHYSQEEAAGAPGASTLDLFRTREMLAVLACIMGIWFSASLAFFSLALDLQRFPGEDPYLVQVVLGVIDLPFRLLLPNLANYLGRKLTLASCLLLGGGLVLGAIPVPAELGRLHMGLVVLSKGFMSASLSSIVLLASEVFPTSLRMTGMGITNMVGHMGGVMAPLILLAGPTLPLLPPVLFGTTVLAASCLVLFLPETRGAPLPDTLEQAQSQVRRCWSRLLRKPRRGARPLQTKL is encoded by the exons ATGGGCAGGAGCGGGGCCctgggagaggaaggggggaCCGGGAGGAAGACCAAGGGGCTGGGGAGCCTGCTGGAGCAGGTGGGGGGATGGGGTCGCTTCCAGATGGTCCACCTGGCCACCTTGTTTGTGCCTTTTGCCTTCGTGGGCACCCACGGTTTTCTCCAGAACTTCACGGCCTCCACCCCTGACCATCGCTGCAGAAGCGCGGCCGCCCTGGGGGACAGGTGCCTCCGGCCCCGAGCCAACGCTACCAATGAGACGGAGGCTTGTTCCGAGGGCTGGGTCTACAACCTCACCACCGTCCAGACCACCATTGTTACTGAG TGGGACCTGGTCTGCAGCCTGAAAAGCCTCCCCAGGGTGGCCCAGTCGGTTTACATGGCGGGGGTGTTCCTGGGGGCCATCGTGTTCGGGGGGCTGGCGGACAG GCTGGGCCGCCGGACCATATTCCTCTGGTGCCTTCTTCAGGTGGCCTCCCTGAGCACAGGGGCAGCCCTGGCTCCCTCCTTCTCCATCTACTGTGTGTGCCGCTGCTTCTGTGGCTCCGGCATGTCTGGCGTGGTGCTCAACGGACTGGGACTGG TTCTGGAGTGGACACCGCCCTCCCACCGCACAGCCGTGTCCGGCCTCCTCTCGTTTGTGCTCAGCCTGGGGCAGCTCAACCTGGCCCTTCTGGCCTTCGGCCTCCGGCACTGGAGGCACCTGCAGCTGGCGGCCGGGGCCCCCTTCGCCCTCTGCTTCCTCTGTGGCTG GTGGCTCCCAGAGTCCGTCCGGTGGCTGGCAGTGAGGGGGCGCCTTTCAGAGGCCCTGCGCTCCTTGAAGCTGGTGTCTTGGATCAACAGGGTTCCGGTCGCTGGGGGCCAGCTCTCCCTGGAG ATGCTGGAATCCCACTACTCTCAGGAAGAGGCTGCAGGAGCTCCAGGGGCCTCCACCCTGGACCTGTTTCGGACCCGGGAGATGCTGGCCGTGTTGGCTTGTATCATGGGCATTTG GTTCTCTGCTAGCCTGGCCTTCTTTTCTCTGGCCCTGGATCTCCAGCGTTTCCCGGGCGAAGATCCGTACCTGGTTCAGGTCGTCCTGGGGGTCATAGATCTCCCCTTTCGCCTCCTGTTGCCCAACCTGGCCAACTACCTGGGACGCAAGCTCACCCTGGCCTCCTGCCTGTTACTCGGAGGGGGGCTCGTTCTGGGGGCCATCCCAGTGCCAGCCG AGCTGGGCCGCCTCCACATGGGGCTGGTGGTGCTGTCCAAGGGGTTCATGTCAGCCTCCCTCAGCTCCATCGTCCTCCTGGCCTCCGAAGTCTTCCCGACTTCCCTCCG GATGACTGGCATGGGCATCACCAACATGGTGGGCCACATGGGAGGGGTGATGGCCCCCCTGATCCTGCTGGCAGGCCCCACGCTCCCCCTCCTGCCGCCCGTGCTCTTCGGGACCACCGTTCTGGCCGCCAGCTGCCTGGTCCTCTTCCTGCCGGAGACGAGGGGCGCGCCCTTGCCCGACACCTTGGAACAAGCCCAGAGCCA GGTCCGGAGATGCTGGAGCAGATTGCTGAGGAAGCCCCGGCGAGGGGCCCGGCCCCTCCAGACCAAGCTCTAG
- the PPP2R5B gene encoding serine/threonine-protein phosphatase 2A 56 kDa regulatory subunit beta isoform: MDTKLPPASTPTSPSSPGLSPVPPPDKVDGFSRRSLRRARPRRSHSSSQFRYQSNQQELTPLPLLKDVPASELHDLLSRKLAQCGVLFDFLDCVADLKGKEVKRAALNELVECVGGTRGVLIEPVYPDIIRMISVNIFRTLPPSENPEFDPEEDEPNLEPSWPHLQLVYEFFLRFLESPDFQPSVAKRYVDQKFVLMLLELFDSEDPREREYLKTILHRVYGKFLGLRAYIRKQCNHIFLRFIYELEHFNGVAELLEILGSIINGFALPLKTEHKQFLVRVLIPLHSVKSLSNFHAQLAYCVVQFLEKDATLTEHVIRGLLKYWPKTCTQKEVMFLGEMEEILDVIEPSQFVKIQEPLFKQIARCVSSPHFQVAERALYFWNNEYILSLIEDNCHTVLPAVYGTLYRVSKEHWNPTIVSLIYNVLKTFMEMNGKLFDELTASYKLEKQQEQQKARERQELWKGLEELRLRRLQGADEPPLHRLGARPAPGGEQS, encoded by the exons ATGGACACCAAGCTGCCCCCAGCGAGCACCCCCACCAGCCCCTCCTCCCCGGGGCTGTCCCCAGTCCCCCCTCCGGACAAAGTAGACGGCTTCTCCCGGAGGTCCCTGCGGCGGGCCCGGCCCCGGCGCTCCCACAGCTCTTCCCAGTTCCGGTACCAGAGCAACCAGCAGGAGCTCACCCCCCTACCGCTGCTCAAGG ATGTGCCAGCCTCCGAGCTCCACGACTTGCTGAGCCGGAAGCTGGCCCAGTGTGGGGTCCTCTTCGACTTCCTGGACTGTGTGGCCGACCTGAAGGGGAAAGAGGTGAAGCGGGCGGCCCTCAACGAGCTGGTGGAGTGTGTGGGAGGCACCCGGGGCGTCCTCATCGAGCCGGTGTACCCCGACATCATCCGCATG ATCTCGGTGAATATCTTCCGGACGCTGCCACCCAGCGAGAATCCTGAGTTTGACCCTGAGGAGGATGAACCCAACCTGGAACCTTCCTGGCCACACCTGCAG ctggtGTACGAGTTTTTCCTGCGTTTCCTGGAGAGTCCGGACTTCCAGCCCTCAGTGGCCAAGAGATACGTGGATCAGAAGTTCGTGTTGATG CTCCTGGAGCTGTTTGACAGCGAGGACCCCAGGGAGCGCGAGTACCTCAAAACCATCCTGCACCGCGTCTACGGCAAGTTCTTGGGCCTTCGTGCTTACATCCGAAAGCAATGCAACCACATCTTCCTGCG GTTCATCTACGAGCTAGAGCACTTCAATGGCGTGGCCGAGCTGCTGGAGATCCTTGGGAG tATCATCAATGGCTTTGCTTTGCCCCTGAAGACTGAGCACAAGCAGTTCCTGGTTCGAGTGCTCATCCCCCTTCATTCAGTCAAATCTCTCTCCAACTTCCATGCCCAG CTGGCATATTGCGTAGTGCAGTTCCTGGAAAAGGACGCGACCCTGACCGAGCAC GTGATCCGGGGACTGCTCAAATACTGGCCCAAAACCTGCACCCAGAAGGAG GTGATGTTCCTGGGAGAGATGGAGGAGATTCTGGACGTCATTGAGCCCTCCCAGTTTGTCAAGATCCAAGAACCCCTCTTCAAACAGATTGCTCGCTGTGTCTCCAGCCCCCACTTCCAG GTTGCAGAGCGGGCTCTGTATTTCTGGAACAATGAATACATCCTGAGCCTCATTGAGGACAATTGCCACACCGTGCTGCCTGCTGTGTACGGGACCCTCTATCGCGTCTCCAAGGAGCATTGGAACCC gACCATCGTGTCTCTGATCTACAACGTGCTTAAAACCTTCATGGAGATGAACGGGAAGCTGTTTGATGAGCTCACAGCTTCCTACAAACTGGAGAAGCAGCA GGAGCAGCAGAAAGCCCGGGAGCGGCAGGAGCTGTGGAAGGGCCTGGAGGAGCTGCGGCTGCGGAGGCTGCAGGGGGCGGACGAGCCTCCGCTGCATCGGCTGGGGGCCAGGCCGGCCCCGGGAGGGGAGCAGAGCTAG
- the GPHA2 gene encoding glycoprotein hormone alpha-2, protein MALPKTLLFPLLLLVAAGARGQEAGVPGCYLHPINVTVRSDRQGPCRGSHVAQACVGYCESSAFPSRHSVLAASGFQHNITSVSQCCTISRLQKVKVELQCPGSRREQLEIFTARACQCDMCRLSRY, encoded by the exons ATGGCCCTCCCCAAGACCTTGCTCTTCCCCCTGCTGCTCCTGGTGGCCGCTGGGGCCCGGGGCCAGGAGGCCGGAGTCCCGGGCTGCTACCTGCACC CCATCAACGTGACCGTGCGGAGCGACCGCCAGGGCCCCTGCCGGGGCTCCCACGTGGCTCAGGCCTGCGTGGGCTACTGCGAGTCCAGCGCCTTCCCCTCCCGCCACTCGGTGCTGGCGGCCAGCGGCTTCCAGCACAACATCACCTCCGTGTCCCAGTGCTGCACCATCAGCCGCCTGCAGAAG GTGAAGGTGGAGCTACAGTGCCCCGGGAGCCGGCGGGAGCAGCTGGAAATCTTCACGGCCCGGGCCTGCCAGTGCGACATGTGCCGCCTGTCCCGCTACTGA